A window of Ignavibacterium sp. contains these coding sequences:
- the pyrR gene encoding bifunctional pyr operon transcriptional regulator/uracil phosphoribosyltransferase PyrR, whose amino-acid sequence MNIKAKLVDKEGLDRILTRIAHEILEKNKGSKNLVLIGMRTRGEFLAKRLQKKIKEIEGVELPFGVLDVTLYRDDFRTRLKQPQVSVSDITFDINEKDVILVDDVLYTGRTVRSALNALMDFGRPATIQLCILVDRGHRELPIRADFVGKNIPTSLNEEIKLKVEEYDGEDAIYLVEAEKK is encoded by the coding sequence ATGAACATCAAAGCAAAATTAGTTGACAAAGAGGGACTTGACCGAATCCTTACCAGAATTGCTCACGAGATTCTGGAAAAAAATAAAGGTTCAAAAAATCTGGTCTTAATCGGAATGAGAACACGCGGCGAGTTTCTTGCAAAAAGACTGCAGAAGAAAATTAAAGAAATTGAAGGTGTTGAACTTCCGTTCGGAGTTCTTGATGTGACTCTTTATCGTGACGACTTCAGAACGAGATTGAAACAACCACAGGTTTCAGTTTCAGATATTACTTTTGATATTAACGAGAAAGATGTAATTCTTGTTGATGATGTTTTATACACAGGAAGAACTGTCCGAAGTGCATTAAATGCTTTAATGGATTTTGGAAGACCAGCTACCATTCAGCTTTGTATCCTTGTTGATAGAGGTCATCGTGAATTACCAATACGTGCTGACTTTGTGGGAAAAAACATTCCAACATCTCTTAATGAAGAAATAAAATTAAAAGTTGAAGAATATGATGGTGAAGATGCCATCTATTTAGTAGAAGCAGAAAAAAAATAA
- a CDS encoding GIY-YIG nuclease family protein produces the protein MDNFYTYIIESLSDQSWYIGHTNNIGRRLEEHNSGENKSTRAKRPWRLIFLRKFETNL, from the coding sequence GTGGATAATTTTTATACTTACATAATTGAGTCTCTTTCTGATCAATCCTGGTATATTGGACACACTAACAATATCGGAAGAAGATTGGAAGAGCATAACTCGGGTGAAAATAAATCAACCAGAGCAAAACGACCCTGGAGATTAATTTTTCTCAGGAAGTTTGAAACGAATTTATAA